The following coding sequences lie in one Arachis hypogaea cultivar Tifrunner chromosome 9, arahy.Tifrunner.gnm2.J5K5, whole genome shotgun sequence genomic window:
- the LOC112710429 gene encoding uncharacterized protein isoform X1 yields the protein MASSSRKPHDHCKGSADTAQVGSERQELVHDEEETCLDTMIEADDFDRDNVDKCVGLANSFVESEVLRAEDVLHMEFNNPEEASRFYNEYGRARGFSIRQGKKIKNSKGEFVRYTYLCNREGFRDKKWLEKSDRKREHKVVTRCGCLAEMRIKRKAESGKWYVSRFVDEHNHEAVPARYLLGPERVDVNQTGDMTALYRTRLLRMASSSRKLHDHCKRSADTIQVGSERQDLVDDEEETSLDTVNEPDDIDGDNVDKCVRLDDGFIESEVLRAEDVLHMEFNDPEEASRFYNEYGRAKGFAIRQGKKIKNSKGEFVWYTYLCNREGFRDKKWLDKSDRKRDHKAVTRCGCLAEMRIKRKAGSGKWYVSRFVDEHNHEAVPPRYLLGPGRVVNQTGDMTALYRTRVDAFVHLCKRLAKAACLTDEDYKLYTDRILRDTILLEIKNGLGVEVVRGSNVNAEVAKDPIHVGTKGTGCANEASGSKGTKKRKCSTWGRRGHRRTRFPNGSPSTALPGEDAVQDRTGHRLQNVSLISVLFSVLTMVAFKLKTIFWLSKMHLL from the exons ATGGCTTCCTCCAGCAGAAAGCCGCATGATCATTGCAAAGGGAGTGCTGACACAGCCCAAGTTGGGAGTGAAAGGCAGGAGCTTGTTCATGATGAAGAG GAAACATGCTTGGACACGATGATTGAAGCCGATGACTTCGACAGGGACAATGTTGACAAATGTGTAGGGTTGGCCAACAGCTTTGTAGAGTCTGAAGTACTTCGAGCTGAGGATGTGCTACATATGGAGTTCAACAATCCGGAGGAAGCTAGTCGCTTCTATAATGAGTATGGGCGAGCTAGGGGTTTCTCTATAAGGCAGGGAAAGAAGATAAAAAACAGTAAAGGGGAATTTGTTCGATACACCTATCTCTGCAACAGAGAAGGATTTAGAGATAAGAAGTGGTTGGAGAAAAGTGATCGCAAGAGGGAGCACAAGGTTGTAACCCGTTGCGGCTGTCTTGCCGAGATGAGGATTAAGAGGAAAGCTGAGAGTGGGAAATGGTATGTGTCACGCTTTGTGGATGAACATAACCATGAGGCTGTTCCAGCAAGGTACCTGTTGGGACCGGAAAGAGTTGATGTCAATCAAACTGGTGACATGACAGCATTGTACAGAACCAGATT GTTGAGAATGGCTTCCTCTAGCAGAAAGCTGCATGATCATTGCAAAAGGAGTGCTGACACAATCCAAGTTGGGAGTGAAAGGCAGGACCTTGTTGATGATGAAGAG GAAACATCCTTGGACACAGTGAATGAACCCGATGACATCGACGGGGACAATGTTGACAAGTGTGTAAGGTTGGACGATGGCTTTATAGAGTCTGAAGTCCTTCGAGCTGAGGATGTACTACATATGGAGTTCAATGATCCTGAGGAAGCTAGTCGCTTCTACAATGAGTACGGGCGAGCTAAGGGTTTTGCTATAAGGCAGGGAAAGAAGATAAAAAACAGTAAAGGGGAATTTGTTTGGTACACTTATCTCTGCAACAGAGAAGGATTTAGAGACAAGAAGTGGTTGGACAAAAGTGATCGAAAGAGGGACCACAAGGCTGTAACCCGTTGCGGCTGTCTTGCCGAAATGAGGATTAAGAGAAAAGCTGGGAGTGGGAAATGGTATGTGTCGCGGTTTGTTGACGAACATAACCATGAGGCTGTTCCGCCAAGGTACCTGTTGGGACCGGGAAGAGTTGTCAATCAAACTGGCGACATGACAGCGTTGTACAGAACCAGAGTGGATGCATTTGTGCATCTGTGTAAGCGTTTAGCAAAGGCAGCTTGCTTGACGGATGAGGACTACAAGTTGTATACCGATAGGATTTTGAGAGATACAATTTTATTAGAAATCAAGAACGGGTTGGGTGTTGAGGTCGTGAGAGGAAGTAATGTCAATGCTGAGGTAGCAAAGGATCCAATCCACGTGGGGACAAAGGGAACAGGCTGTGCCAACGAAGCATCTGGTTCAAAGGGAACAAAGAAACGCAAGTGCAGCACCTGGGGCCGTCGTGGGCATCGCAGGACTAGGTTCCCGAATGGGTCGCCATCAACTGCATTGCCTGGTGAAGATGCTGTACAAGACCGCACGGGCCACAGGCTTCAAAATGTAAGTTTAATCTCTGTTTTGTTTTCGGTTCTTACCATGGTTGCCTTTAAATTGAAAACAATATTTTGGCTAAGCAAAATGCATTTGTTATAG
- the LOC112710429 gene encoding protein FAR1-RELATED SEQUENCE 7 isoform X2, with amino-acid sequence MASSSRKPHDHCKGSADTAQVGSERQELVHDEEETCLDTMIEADDFDRDNVDKCVGLANSFVESEVLRAEDVLHMEFNNPEEASRFYNEYGRARGFSIRQGKKIKNSKGEFVRYTYLCNREGFRDKKWLEKSDRKREHKVVTRCGCLAEMRIKRKAESGKWYVSRFVDEHNHEAVPARYLLGPERVDVNQTGDMTALYRTRLLRMASSSRKLHDHCKRSADTIQVGSERQDLVDDEEETSLDTVNEPDDIDGDNVDKCVRLDDGFIESEVLRAEDVLHMEFNDPEEASRFYNEYGRAKGFAIRQGKKIKNSKGEFVWYTYLCNREGFRDKKWLDKSDRKRDHKAVTRCGCLAEMRIKRKAGSGKWYVSRFVDEHNHEAVPPRYLLGPGRVVNQTGDMTALYRTRVDAFVHLCKRLAKAACLTDEDYKLYTDRILRDTILLEIKNGLGVEVVRGSNVNAEVAKDPIHVGTKGTGCANEASGSKGTKKRKCSTWGRRGHRRTRFPNGSPSTALPGEDAVQDRTGHRLQNGVMGQQEFVKRKRTVDFLPPVSFAKFL; translated from the exons ATGGCTTCCTCCAGCAGAAAGCCGCATGATCATTGCAAAGGGAGTGCTGACACAGCCCAAGTTGGGAGTGAAAGGCAGGAGCTTGTTCATGATGAAGAG GAAACATGCTTGGACACGATGATTGAAGCCGATGACTTCGACAGGGACAATGTTGACAAATGTGTAGGGTTGGCCAACAGCTTTGTAGAGTCTGAAGTACTTCGAGCTGAGGATGTGCTACATATGGAGTTCAACAATCCGGAGGAAGCTAGTCGCTTCTATAATGAGTATGGGCGAGCTAGGGGTTTCTCTATAAGGCAGGGAAAGAAGATAAAAAACAGTAAAGGGGAATTTGTTCGATACACCTATCTCTGCAACAGAGAAGGATTTAGAGATAAGAAGTGGTTGGAGAAAAGTGATCGCAAGAGGGAGCACAAGGTTGTAACCCGTTGCGGCTGTCTTGCCGAGATGAGGATTAAGAGGAAAGCTGAGAGTGGGAAATGGTATGTGTCACGCTTTGTGGATGAACATAACCATGAGGCTGTTCCAGCAAGGTACCTGTTGGGACCGGAAAGAGTTGATGTCAATCAAACTGGTGACATGACAGCATTGTACAGAACCAGATT GTTGAGAATGGCTTCCTCTAGCAGAAAGCTGCATGATCATTGCAAAAGGAGTGCTGACACAATCCAAGTTGGGAGTGAAAGGCAGGACCTTGTTGATGATGAAGAG GAAACATCCTTGGACACAGTGAATGAACCCGATGACATCGACGGGGACAATGTTGACAAGTGTGTAAGGTTGGACGATGGCTTTATAGAGTCTGAAGTCCTTCGAGCTGAGGATGTACTACATATGGAGTTCAATGATCCTGAGGAAGCTAGTCGCTTCTACAATGAGTACGGGCGAGCTAAGGGTTTTGCTATAAGGCAGGGAAAGAAGATAAAAAACAGTAAAGGGGAATTTGTTTGGTACACTTATCTCTGCAACAGAGAAGGATTTAGAGACAAGAAGTGGTTGGACAAAAGTGATCGAAAGAGGGACCACAAGGCTGTAACCCGTTGCGGCTGTCTTGCCGAAATGAGGATTAAGAGAAAAGCTGGGAGTGGGAAATGGTATGTGTCGCGGTTTGTTGACGAACATAACCATGAGGCTGTTCCGCCAAGGTACCTGTTGGGACCGGGAAGAGTTGTCAATCAAACTGGCGACATGACAGCGTTGTACAGAACCAGAGTGGATGCATTTGTGCATCTGTGTAAGCGTTTAGCAAAGGCAGCTTGCTTGACGGATGAGGACTACAAGTTGTATACCGATAGGATTTTGAGAGATACAATTTTATTAGAAATCAAGAACGGGTTGGGTGTTGAGGTCGTGAGAGGAAGTAATGTCAATGCTGAGGTAGCAAAGGATCCAATCCACGTGGGGACAAAGGGAACAGGCTGTGCCAACGAAGCATCTGGTTCAAAGGGAACAAAGAAACGCAAGTGCAGCACCTGGGGCCGTCGTGGGCATCGCAGGACTAGGTTCCCGAATGGGTCGCCATCAACTGCATTGCCTGGTGAAGATGCTGTACAAGACCGCACGGGCCACAGGCTTCAAAAT GGAGTGATGGGCCAGCAAGAATTTGTGAAGCGGAAAAGGACAGTTGACTTTCTGCCTCCGGTATCGTTTGCCAAGTTTCTTTGA
- the LOC112710429 gene encoding protein FAR1-RELATED SEQUENCE 7 isoform X3 — MASSSRKPHDHCKGSADTAQVGSERQELVHDEEETCLDTMIEADDFDRDNVDKCVGLANSFVESEVLRAEDVLHMEFNNPEEASRFYNEYGRARGFSIRQGKKIKNSKGEFVRYTYLCNREGFRDKKWLEKSDRKREHKVVTRCGCLAEMRIKRKAESGKWYVSRFVDEHNHEAVPARYLLGPERVDVNQTGDMTALYRTRLLRMASSSRKLHDHCKRSADTIQVGSERQDLVDDEEETSLDTVNEPDDIDGDNVDKCVRLDDGFIESEVLRAEDVLHMEFNDPEEASRFYNEYGRAKGFAIRQGKKIKNSKGEFVWYTYLCNREGFRDKKWLDKSDRKRDHKAVTRCGCLAEMRIKRKAGSGKWYVSRFVDEHNHEAVPPRYLLGPGRVVNQTGDMTALYRTRVDAFVHLCKRLAKAACLTDEDYKLYTDRILRDTILLEIKNGLGVEVVRGSNVNAEVAKDPIHVGTKGTGCANEASGSKGTKKRKCSTWGRRGHRRTRFPNGSPSTALPGEDAVQDRTGHRLQNVRIE; from the exons ATGGCTTCCTCCAGCAGAAAGCCGCATGATCATTGCAAAGGGAGTGCTGACACAGCCCAAGTTGGGAGTGAAAGGCAGGAGCTTGTTCATGATGAAGAG GAAACATGCTTGGACACGATGATTGAAGCCGATGACTTCGACAGGGACAATGTTGACAAATGTGTAGGGTTGGCCAACAGCTTTGTAGAGTCTGAAGTACTTCGAGCTGAGGATGTGCTACATATGGAGTTCAACAATCCGGAGGAAGCTAGTCGCTTCTATAATGAGTATGGGCGAGCTAGGGGTTTCTCTATAAGGCAGGGAAAGAAGATAAAAAACAGTAAAGGGGAATTTGTTCGATACACCTATCTCTGCAACAGAGAAGGATTTAGAGATAAGAAGTGGTTGGAGAAAAGTGATCGCAAGAGGGAGCACAAGGTTGTAACCCGTTGCGGCTGTCTTGCCGAGATGAGGATTAAGAGGAAAGCTGAGAGTGGGAAATGGTATGTGTCACGCTTTGTGGATGAACATAACCATGAGGCTGTTCCAGCAAGGTACCTGTTGGGACCGGAAAGAGTTGATGTCAATCAAACTGGTGACATGACAGCATTGTACAGAACCAGATT GTTGAGAATGGCTTCCTCTAGCAGAAAGCTGCATGATCATTGCAAAAGGAGTGCTGACACAATCCAAGTTGGGAGTGAAAGGCAGGACCTTGTTGATGATGAAGAG GAAACATCCTTGGACACAGTGAATGAACCCGATGACATCGACGGGGACAATGTTGACAAGTGTGTAAGGTTGGACGATGGCTTTATAGAGTCTGAAGTCCTTCGAGCTGAGGATGTACTACATATGGAGTTCAATGATCCTGAGGAAGCTAGTCGCTTCTACAATGAGTACGGGCGAGCTAAGGGTTTTGCTATAAGGCAGGGAAAGAAGATAAAAAACAGTAAAGGGGAATTTGTTTGGTACACTTATCTCTGCAACAGAGAAGGATTTAGAGACAAGAAGTGGTTGGACAAAAGTGATCGAAAGAGGGACCACAAGGCTGTAACCCGTTGCGGCTGTCTTGCCGAAATGAGGATTAAGAGAAAAGCTGGGAGTGGGAAATGGTATGTGTCGCGGTTTGTTGACGAACATAACCATGAGGCTGTTCCGCCAAGGTACCTGTTGGGACCGGGAAGAGTTGTCAATCAAACTGGCGACATGACAGCGTTGTACAGAACCAGAGTGGATGCATTTGTGCATCTGTGTAAGCGTTTAGCAAAGGCAGCTTGCTTGACGGATGAGGACTACAAGTTGTATACCGATAGGATTTTGAGAGATACAATTTTATTAGAAATCAAGAACGGGTTGGGTGTTGAGGTCGTGAGAGGAAGTAATGTCAATGCTGAGGTAGCAAAGGATCCAATCCACGTGGGGACAAAGGGAACAGGCTGTGCCAACGAAGCATCTGGTTCAAAGGGAACAAAGAAACGCAAGTGCAGCACCTGGGGCCGTCGTGGGCATCGCAGGACTAGGTTCCCGAATGGGTCGCCATCAACTGCATTGCCTGGTGAAGATGCTGTACAAGACCGCACGGGCCACAGGCTTCAAAAT GTTCGTATCGAGTGA